From one Thermodesulfovibrionales bacterium genomic stretch:
- the tmk gene encoding dTMP kinase — translation MQGLFITFEGIEGCGKTTQAKLLYEHLLKEGRTVLLTEEPGGTEIGLKIRSLLLDRTHEDIHPLTELFLYNASRVQHVMEKIRPLLKKGYTVICDRFMDSTFAYQGYGRGINMEIIKSLDQISRQGLKPDITFLLDIEPEVGLKRHASRELDRLEKESIEFHKAVRKGYLDIARSEPDRITVIPAERSIDEIHEMILEKIRAFMNNRR, via the coding sequence AACTCCTTTACGAGCACTTATTGAAGGAAGGAAGAACTGTACTTCTTACAGAAGAACCGGGTGGTACAGAAATAGGTCTCAAGATAAGATCTCTTCTTCTTGACAGGACCCATGAAGACATTCATCCACTTACAGAACTCTTTCTTTATAATGCCTCAAGGGTCCAGCATGTAATGGAAAAAATTAGACCCTTACTTAAAAAAGGATATACCGTAATATGTGACAGATTCATGGACTCAACCTTTGCATACCAGGGTTATGGAAGGGGTATTAATATGGAAATCATAAAGAGTCTTGACCAGATATCAAGACAGGGATTGAAACCTGATATTACCTTTCTTCTTGATATTGAACCGGAAGTTGGCCTTAAAAGGCATGCCTCAAGGGAACTTGACAGACTTGAAAAAGAATCCATTGAATTTCATAAGGCAGTAAGGAAGGGATATCTTGATATTGCGAGGAGTGAACCTGATAGAATTACAGTTATTCCTGCTGAAAGGTCAATAGATGAAATCCACGAGATGATTCTTGAGAAGATCAGAGCCTTTATGAATAACAGAAGATAA
- the holB gene encoding DNA polymerase III subunit delta' yields MAFRDIIGQKTPVRILKGLLRSGRLPHAFLFTGEPGIGKLFTAKTFLKTLICKKRDEDFNCCDSCRSCRSIDTFSFPDLRLIKPENGQIKIETIRELNEFLNMSPYDSPFKMVLIDEADRINISAANAFLKTLEEPPRDAIIILITEKPEALADTIRSRCVRIPFSPLSINETIEVMKTQRSFPELQSLDSDLRFLYEGRPGILFDDQFKGYIKLFKRLLEELEGVPSEGKKQENLTREDMTQAIEIVLLYLRNRLVELVTKGSNLTLRAADIQGIIERYRKVLSIRELIQFNLNVKITWNYIKRVLNQ; encoded by the coding sequence ATGGCTTTTAGAGATATCATAGGTCAGAAAACACCTGTAAGGATACTTAAGGGTCTGCTCAGATCAGGCAGACTGCCCCACGCCTTTCTTTTCACAGGCGAACCAGGTATAGGTAAACTATTTACTGCAAAGACCTTTCTTAAAACCCTTATCTGTAAAAAGAGGGATGAAGATTTTAATTGCTGTGATAGCTGTAGAAGCTGCCGTTCAATAGATACCTTCTCTTTCCCCGATCTCCGCCTTATAAAACCGGAAAATGGCCAGATTAAAATTGAGACCATCAGGGAACTAAATGAATTTTTAAATATGAGTCCCTATGATTCACCTTTCAAGATGGTGCTCATAGATGAAGCGGATAGAATTAATATAAGCGCTGCCAACGCCTTTCTCAAAACCCTCGAAGAGCCACCAAGAGATGCTATTATCATACTTATCACTGAAAAACCAGAGGCTTTAGCGGATACAATCCGTTCACGCTGTGTTCGGATACCCTTTTCACCATTGAGTATCAATGAGACCATTGAGGTTATGAAAACACAGAGATCCTTTCCCGAACTCCAATCTCTGGATTCTGACCTCAGATTTCTCTATGAGGGCAGGCCCGGTATACTTTTTGATGATCAATTTAAAGGATATATAAAACTTTTTAAAAGACTTTTAGAAGAACTGGAAGGAGTACCTTCAGAAGGTAAAAAACAGGAAAATCTCACAAGGGAAGACATGACACAGGCTATAGAGATTGTACTTCTTTATCTGAGAAACAGACTGGTAGAGCTTGTAACTAAAGGATCCAATCTAACTTTGAGAGCAGCAGACATTCAAGGTATAATAGAAAGATATAGAAAGGTACTTTCGATCAGGGAACTAATCCAGTTTAATCTCAATGTAAAGATAACATGGAATTATATAAAGAGAGTGCTCAATCAGTGA
- the metG gene encoding methionine--tRNA ligase produces MKKTDTFYVTTPIYYVNDIPHIGHAYTTVAADVLARFWRLMGKRVFFLTGTDEHGQKVDQAARAKGRSPKEHADEMVVNFKTLWKELNISNDAFIRTTDKEHIKIVQELLDRLWKKGEIVKRTYTGAYCVPDERFWTEKELIDGKCPDCGRPVEYISEDNYFFLMSRYHEKLLRYIEDNPYYILPETRKNEVLGFLKNQPLGDLCISRPKSRLSWGIELPFDTDYVTYVWFDALVNYYSATRYLAPQGIDWWPADHHLIGKDILMTHAVYWSTMLMALELPLPGNIFAHGWWTVEGRKMSKSLGNVIDPSLVIKEFGVDQFRYFILREVPFGLDGDFSRDAMIQRINTDLANDLGNLLQRTLSMILKYFKGVIPEPVETERELKDIAEETLGKIEFNLRYLSFQKALEEIWQIVSAVNKYIDSSQPWALAKDPSKKKRLQTVLYSSAEALRFLGYYLLAFIPEASTKLLAQLGITPSPNLKEEAKWGRLKPGTAIKKIEPLFPRIQINP; encoded by the coding sequence ATGAAAAAAACAGATACTTTCTATGTTACAACACCCATTTATTATGTAAATGACATACCCCATATAGGCCATGCCTATACCACAGTTGCAGCTGATGTTCTTGCAAGATTCTGGAGGCTCATGGGCAAGAGAGTATTTTTCCTTACAGGTACTGATGAACACGGACAGAAGGTTGACCAGGCTGCAAGGGCAAAGGGTCGTTCGCCGAAGGAGCATGCTGATGAGATGGTTGTGAATTTTAAGACACTGTGGAAAGAGCTGAATATATCAAATGATGCATTTATAAGAACAACTGATAAGGAGCACATAAAAATTGTTCAGGAACTGCTTGATCGATTATGGAAAAAGGGAGAGATTGTTAAGAGGACATATACTGGAGCCTACTGTGTACCAGATGAAAGGTTCTGGACAGAGAAAGAGCTTATTGACGGAAAATGTCCTGATTGTGGAAGACCTGTGGAGTATATATCTGAGGATAATTATTTTTTTTTAATGAGCAGATATCATGAAAAACTGTTGAGATATATAGAAGACAATCCCTATTATATCCTTCCTGAGACCAGAAAAAATGAGGTGCTCGGTTTTTTGAAAAACCAACCACTAGGAGACCTCTGCATATCAAGGCCGAAATCCCGTCTGAGCTGGGGAATAGAACTTCCCTTTGATACCGATTATGTAACCTATGTATGGTTTGATGCTCTTGTAAATTATTATTCTGCAACAAGATACCTTGCCCCGCAGGGCATAGATTGGTGGCCTGCAGACCATCATCTGATTGGCAAGGATATATTGATGACCCATGCAGTTTACTGGTCAACCATGCTGATGGCACTTGAGCTCCCACTTCCTGGAAATATCTTTGCCCATGGCTGGTGGACAGTTGAGGGAAGGAAGATGTCAAAATCTCTTGGAAATGTTATTGATCCCTCTTTAGTTATAAAAGAATTTGGTGTTGACCAGTTTAGATATTTCATTCTGAGGGAAGTCCCCTTCGGGCTTGATGGAGATTTTTCAAGGGATGCAATGATACAGAGGATAAATACCGATCTGGCAAATGACCTCGGTAACCTTCTTCAGAGAACCCTTTCCATGATACTGAAGTATTTTAAAGGAGTAATCCCTGAGCCAGTGGAGACAGAGAGGGAGTTAAAGGATATTGCAGAAGAGACCCTGGGAAAAATAGAATTTAATCTGAGATATTTATCCTTTCAAAAAGCCCTTGAAGAGATATGGCAGATAGTCTCTGCTGTGAATAAATATATTGATTCATCCCAACCCTGGGCACTTGCAAAAGACCCATCTAAAAAGAAAAGACTCCAGACCGTTCTCTATAGTTCTGCAGAAGCTTTGAGGTTTTTAGGCTATTATCTTCTTGCCTTTATACCTGAGGCATCTACTAAGCTACTTGCTCAACTCGGAATTACTCCTTCTCCTAACCTCAAGGAAGAGGCAAAGTGGGGAAGGCTAAAACCTGGAACTGCTATTAAAAAGATTGAACCTCTTTTCCCCAGGATTCAGATTAACCCGTAG
- the dapA gene encoding 4-hydroxy-tetrahydrodipicolinate synthase, with product MEIKGSIVAIVTPFKNGRVDEKSLGDLIEWHIKEGTHGIVPCGTTGESATLDYEEHYRVIKFTVEVVKKRIPVIAGTGANSTDETIMITKKAEEYGADAALLVTPYYNKPTQEGLYRHYKKVAESTGLPIVLYNVPGRTGVNLLPQTVQRLAEIKNIIGIKEATGDMKQVSELIRLCGERITVISGDDFTTLPLLCLGGKGAISVTANVAPKDMAELCNAWLRGDINEARRLHYKLEPLNQAMFLETNPIPVKTALAIMGKISEEFRLPLCEMSETNKEKLKKVMKDYGLI from the coding sequence ATGGAAATCAAAGGCTCAATAGTAGCAATAGTTACGCCTTTTAAAAATGGTAGGGTGGACGAAAAATCTTTAGGTGATCTTATTGAATGGCACATAAAGGAAGGAACTCACGGTATTGTTCCTTGCGGTACTACAGGAGAGTCAGCAACACTTGATTATGAGGAACACTACAGGGTAATAAAATTTACAGTTGAGGTGGTAAAAAAGAGGATACCTGTTATTGCAGGAACAGGTGCGAATTCAACAGATGAGACCATCATGATCACAAAGAAGGCAGAAGAATACGGTGCCGATGCTGCCCTTCTTGTAACACCTTATTACAACAAACCCACACAGGAAGGTCTCTACAGGCATTATAAAAAGGTTGCTGAATCTACAGGTCTTCCAATAGTTCTCTATAATGTGCCCGGAAGAACAGGAGTGAATCTCCTTCCCCAGACTGTACAGAGACTTGCTGAGATAAAAAATATTATCGGAATCAAGGAAGCCACAGGTGATATGAAACAGGTAAGCGAGCTCATAAGGCTCTGCGGTGAAAGGATAACCGTTATCTCAGGTGATGATTTTACCACCTTGCCTTTGCTGTGTCTTGGAGGTAAGGGTGCAATATCAGTTACTGCAAACGTGGCACCTAAGGATATGGCTGAACTCTGTAATGCATGGCTCAGGGGAGACATAAATGAAGCAAGAAGACTTCATTACAAACTTGAACCTCTCAATCAGGCAATGTTCCTTGAAACAAATCCGATACCGGTAAAGACTGCTCTTGCAATTATGGGTAAGATTTCAGAAGAATTCAGACTTCCGCTATGCGAAATGTCAGAGACAAATAAAGAGAAGCTGAAAAAGGTTATGAAGGACTACGGGTTAATCTGA
- the phnD gene encoding phosphate/phosphite/phosphonate ABC transporter substrate-binding protein — MRRLVYLIIFLFFILGPSFFYGEETLKIGVSAMMAPKATVRYYSGIIEYIGKKTGKPVEMIQRETYDEMDDLLRKGKVKIAFICVGPYIKNKEEFGVELLVAPQSHGKAFYQAYIIVHKDSPVNSLSDLRGKSFAFTDPKSNTGQLVPTFMIAKKFNTTPEKFFSRIIYTNSHDRSIEAVAKKLVDGASVNSLIYDYASKKNPVYTSLTKIIEKSPPYGLPPLVVTKDFDPELREKIKNILLNMHNDPEGRKVLDAIMIDRFIIPKDSDYDPVREMENWLRKQKNKND, encoded by the coding sequence ATGAGGCGGTTGGTATATTTAATTATATTTTTGTTTTTTATTCTTGGTCCATCTTTTTTTTATGGAGAGGAGACCTTGAAGATCGGTGTCTCTGCAATGATGGCACCGAAGGCAACTGTCAGATACTACAGCGGTATAATTGAGTACATTGGCAAAAAGACTGGAAAACCTGTGGAGATGATACAGCGCGAAACCTATGATGAGATGGATGATCTCCTAAGAAAAGGAAAGGTTAAGATTGCTTTTATATGTGTTGGTCCTTATATAAAGAATAAAGAAGAATTCGGAGTGGAGCTCCTTGTGGCACCTCAGTCCCATGGAAAAGCCTTTTATCAAGCCTATATAATAGTCCATAAGGACAGCCCCGTAAATTCTCTGAGTGACCTGAGAGGTAAGAGTTTTGCTTTTACCGATCCAAAATCAAATACAGGTCAGCTTGTACCTACGTTCATGATCGCAAAAAAATTTAATACAACTCCTGAAAAATTTTTTTCCCGTATAATCTACACAAATTCTCACGATAGATCTATAGAAGCTGTGGCAAAGAAGTTAGTTGATGGAGCATCTGTTAATAGTCTTATCTATGATTATGCTTCAAAGAAGAATCCTGTATATACTAGCCTTACAAAGATAATTGAGAAGTCACCACCCTATGGCCTTCCACCTCTTGTTGTTACAAAGGACTTTGATCCTGAACTAAGGGAAAAAATTAAGAACATATTACTAAATATGCATAATGATCCTGAAGGCAGGAAGGTGCTTGACGCAATAATGATTGATAGATTTATCATTCCCAAGGATAGTGATTATGATCCTGTAAGGGAAATGGAGAACTGGCTAAGGAAGCAGAAAAATAAAAATGATTAA
- a CDS encoding phosphate ABC transporter substrate-binding protein, producing the protein MKKILILFVIGMVTFLSFPAGLKATEIKWVGCDISLHSFMNAVAKEYEKKTGIKVLLTEAGAVRGIRDVAAGKADMGGTCRHKLLTEEEKGVKLQPVAWDAIVVITHKSNPVKSLTLQEVKDIFSGKITNWKEVGGPDQKIRVLDVEKGKISGVGRMARTLVFKNPEQEFTPDAQLFPTSGPMERAVEKEPWTIAFTGVSSAKKRDVKIIAIEKIEPTYENIVSGKYALYRPLYLVYRPDSPKEVLDFVSFVLSDEGQNIIKREGTVPLKEGMGLWKLYNERMKEANIAPGTF; encoded by the coding sequence ATGAAAAAAATTCTAATTTTGTTTGTTATCGGAATGGTTACTTTTCTGTCATTTCCAGCCGGTCTGAAGGCTACAGAAATTAAATGGGTGGGATGCGATATATCTCTACATTCTTTTATGAATGCTGTAGCAAAGGAATATGAGAAAAAGACAGGTATAAAGGTTCTGTTAACCGAAGCCGGTGCAGTCAGAGGAATCAGAGATGTGGCTGCTGGTAAGGCAGATATGGGAGGTACCTGCAGACACAAATTATTAACAGAGGAAGAAAAGGGAGTAAAGCTTCAACCTGTTGCCTGGGATGCCATCGTGGTTATAACACATAAATCAAATCCTGTTAAGTCTCTTACACTTCAAGAGGTCAAGGATATTTTTTCAGGGAAAATAACTAACTGGAAAGAAGTCGGTGGTCCTGACCAGAAGATCAGGGTTTTAGATGTAGAAAAGGGAAAAATCTCAGGTGTGGGCAGGATGGCGAGGACTCTGGTATTTAAAAATCCTGAACAGGAATTTACTCCGGATGCTCAGTTATTTCCAACCTCTGGTCCCATGGAAAGGGCTGTAGAAAAAGAACCATGGACAATAGCCTTTACAGGTGTCAGCAGTGCTAAAAAGAGAGATGTTAAGATTATCGCAATTGAAAAAATTGAGCCTACTTATGAAAATATTGTAAGCGGTAAATATGCTCTGTACAGACCCCTCTATCTCGTATACAGACCCGATTCTCCAAAGGAAGTTTTAGATTTTGTTTCATTTGTTCTAAGTGATGAAGGACAGAATATAATCAAAAGAGAAGGAACAGTTCCGCTTAAGGAAGGAATGGGTTTATGGAAACTTTATAATGAACGCATGAAGGAAGCGAATATTGCGCCGGGAACATTTTAA
- a CDS encoding methyl-accepting chemotaxis protein — protein MALSRLTYKFLAGIVITQVLVFVAIIVSLTARQKSILLEQIKQKGQNLVQFIANISTEPVLVYDITRLEDYVNDITRNDPGIIIAEIYDRTNKVIAAAERKKRKDENIIEFEASILFNNDKIGKVKLGMSTLPVDYVLKRAQITILAVSVAGIGLLTLLIYFLSNGLIIKPILSMKEISEKLASGDLSARIDIKSNDEIGSLAGAINQVAVSLREIISGAKALADKGSKISEEVGLSAMKVLSGAQKQQTNLDEVALSIEGIDNSASEVAMGADSLAASSEQASSAIAEMASAIQRIAESAQQFSLEASSAASSVEELVASIKEISESLETVSASTEETASTVTEINTTLKEVEQSATESARLAEKVTMEAETKGIRAAEEAIKGIDGIRESVVALSEVIGRLGRRSEEIGKIINVIDEVAGQTSLLALNAAILAAQAGEHGKGFSVVADQIKALAERTGQSTKEIAGLIKAVQEETKASVEMVERGLRKVEEGVRLVGAMNEALRTISESSRQSTEKAKVIQRAMAEQAGAIKQITETIRNINEQIEHISRATKEQTRGSRLIIETVEKIRELSQHVKKATEEQSKGSNQIREAVGNVTHQAEEIAKATAMQRDKTRQMVHAAEEIKKVSLETVRLAEEMNRTVRSLDELTKSLVREMERFRIG, from the coding sequence ATGGCACTTAGCAGGCTTACTTATAAATTTCTTGCCGGAATAGTTATAACTCAGGTTCTAGTTTTTGTGGCAATTATTGTAAGCCTCACAGCTCGGCAGAAAAGTATATTGCTGGAACAGATAAAACAGAAAGGACAGAACCTGGTTCAGTTCATAGCAAATATCTCAACAGAGCCGGTGCTTGTTTATGACATTACTCGCCTGGAGGATTATGTTAATGATATTACCAGAAATGACCCCGGGATTATAATTGCTGAAATTTATGACAGGACGAATAAAGTTATAGCCGCTGCTGAAAGGAAGAAGAGAAAAGATGAAAATATAATTGAATTTGAAGCCTCTATTCTTTTCAATAATGACAAAATAGGAAAGGTTAAGTTAGGAATGTCTACATTGCCTGTTGACTATGTTTTAAAGAGAGCTCAGATAACCATATTAGCTGTATCTGTTGCAGGTATAGGTCTCCTGACGCTCCTTATATATTTTCTTTCAAATGGGTTAATTATAAAGCCTATCCTCTCAATGAAGGAGATTTCAGAAAAACTCGCCTCAGGAGACCTTTCAGCCAGGATAGACATTAAGAGCAATGATGAGATAGGAAGCCTTGCTGGAGCAATAAACCAGGTGGCAGTCAGTCTTAGGGAGATAATCAGCGGAGCGAAGGCACTTGCAGATAAGGGCTCAAAGATTTCAGAGGAGGTAGGGCTTTCAGCAATGAAGGTACTTAGCGGAGCCCAGAAGCAACAGACAAATCTGGATGAGGTTGCCCTGTCAATAGAAGGAATAGACAACTCAGCATCAGAGGTAGCCATGGGAGCAGACAGCCTTGCAGCTTCCTCAGAACAGGCATCCTCAGCAATAGCAGAAATGGCAAGTGCAATCCAGAGGATAGCAGAGAGTGCCCAGCAGTTCAGCTTAGAGGCATCATCTGCAGCCTCTTCAGTGGAGGAGCTTGTGGCATCCATAAAAGAGATATCGGAGAGTCTTGAGACAGTAAGTGCCTCGACAGAGGAGACAGCCTCAACAGTAACGGAGATAAACACGACATTAAAAGAGGTAGAGCAGTCAGCAACAGAATCAGCGAGGCTTGCAGAAAAGGTTACAATGGAGGCTGAGACAAAGGGAATCAGGGCAGCAGAAGAGGCGATAAAGGGTATAGATGGTATAAGGGAATCAGTGGTAGCATTATCAGAGGTGATAGGAAGGCTTGGAAGGCGTTCAGAGGAGATAGGGAAGATAATAAATGTAATAGATGAGGTTGCAGGACAGACGAGCCTTCTTGCCCTTAATGCAGCCATACTTGCAGCCCAGGCAGGGGAGCATGGAAAGGGGTTCTCTGTGGTAGCAGACCAGATAAAGGCACTTGCAGAAAGGACAGGTCAATCAACAAAGGAGATAGCAGGCCTAATAAAGGCAGTACAGGAGGAGACAAAGGCATCGGTGGAGATGGTAGAGAGGGGGCTCAGGAAGGTAGAAGAAGGTGTGAGGCTTGTAGGAGCAATGAATGAGGCTTTAAGAACAATAAGTGAGAGCTCAAGGCAATCAACAGAGAAGGCAAAAGTTATACAGAGGGCAATGGCAGAGCAGGCAGGTGCAATAAAACAGATAACAGAAACAATAAGGAACATAAATGAACAGATAGAACACATCTCAAGGGCAACAAAGGAACAGACAAGGGGAAGCAGGCTCATAATAGAGACAGTGGAAAAGATAAGAGAACTGAGCCAGCATGTAAAAAAGGCAACAGAAGAGCAGAGCAAGGGAAGCAACCAGATAAGAGAGGCGGTTGGGAATGTAACCCATCAGGCAGAAGAGATAGCAAAGGCTACAGCAATGCAGAGGGACAAGACACGCCAGATGGTACATGCAGCAGAGGAGATAAAGAAAGTCTCTCTTGAGACAGTAAGACTTGCAGAGGAGATGAACAGAACAGTAAGGAGCCTTGATGAGCTCACAAAATCCCTTGTCAGAGAAATGGAAAGGTTCAGGATAGGATAA
- a CDS encoding DmsE family decaheme c-type cytochrome produces the protein MRSTYKRLLLTILLFSLIFTGCEALKASRPIIPLKEYEKLIAGRIDAQYVGTERCLSACHSHDKIRRDFEASTMGAQLSRKSGMPIVDCESCHGPGSLAIEGITPEKVEEDKKKGIDTKCKYETLIDFKKLPPPALSLICLKCHTANATFNLHKWNASQHAINDVSCSDCHRIHAGPDLIVSPKETAQMCYKCHINIRAEFSLPSHHPVHEMKIFCTDCHNSHGDVPYKLLRRDTRELCTQCHADKEGPFVYEHADLMDNCLNCHVPHGSVNNNLLQAKEPFLCLQCHEGHRVLSGSDLERKVTFYGRCTDCHVRIHGTDIPSQSGKGRFVQ, from the coding sequence ATGCGATCAACCTATAAAAGATTGTTGCTGACCATTTTATTATTTTCCTTAATCTTTACCGGGTGTGAGGCCCTTAAGGCATCAAGGCCTATTATTCCTTTAAAAGAGTATGAGAAATTAATAGCAGGTCGTATAGATGCCCAGTATGTTGGAACAGAAAGATGTCTTTCGGCCTGCCATAGCCATGACAAGATAAGAAGGGATTTTGAGGCAAGTACAATGGGTGCTCAGCTCTCAAGGAAATCAGGCATGCCAATAGTTGACTGCGAATCCTGTCACGGACCTGGTAGCCTGGCAATTGAGGGCATTACACCAGAAAAGGTTGAGGAGGATAAAAAGAAAGGTATAGATACAAAATGCAAATATGAGACATTGATAGATTTTAAAAAACTTCCACCGCCTGCACTCTCCCTTATATGCCTGAAGTGCCATACTGCCAATGCCACCTTTAATCTCCATAAATGGAATGCCTCTCAGCATGCCATAAATGATGTCTCCTGCTCTGATTGTCACAGAATACATGCCGGTCCGGACCTTATTGTGAGTCCAAAGGAGACAGCCCAGATGTGTTATAAATGTCACATCAATATCAGAGCTGAGTTTTCTCTTCCCAGTCATCATCCGGTTCATGAGATGAAGATATTCTGTACTGACTGTCATAACTCTCATGGAGATGTGCCTTACAAGCTTCTCAGGAGGGACACCAGGGAATTATGCACGCAGTGCCATGCAGACAAAGAGGGTCCTTTTGTCTATGAACATGCGGACCTCATGGATAACTGCCTTAATTGCCACGTTCCTCATGGCTCTGTCAATAATAATCTTCTCCAGGCAAAAGAACCCTTTCTCTGCCTTCAGTGTCACGAAGGTCACAGAGTTTTGTCAGGTTCGGACCTTGAAAGGAAGGTTACCTTCTATGGAAGATGCACTGATTGCCATGTGAGGATTCACGGAACGGATATACCGTCTCAGAGTGGAAAGGGGAGATTTGTGCAGTGA